Proteins from a genomic interval of Amycolatopsis sp. cg13:
- a CDS encoding alpha/beta fold hydrolase encodes MTAVFVHGNPETAAVWERLLAELGDRPVVCLSPPGFGAPWPEGFGATAVEYRDWLIAELEKFPEPVDLVGHDWGGAHVLNAVMARPELVRTWASDTAGAFDPDYVWHDLAQGWQKPGVGEEAVAAMFGAPADKRAERLVGGGMHESVAAKVAEGMNDDMARAVLPLYRSAAQPAIAEFGRNLERAAERPGLVVLATEDHFVGTDEQRRRAAERAGAKVAVLEGLGHWWMTQDPVQGARILTEFWEASE; translated from the coding sequence ATGACCGCAGTTTTCGTCCACGGCAATCCGGAAACCGCCGCCGTGTGGGAGCGGCTGCTCGCTGAGCTGGGCGACCGGCCGGTCGTGTGCCTGTCGCCGCCTGGATTCGGCGCGCCGTGGCCCGAAGGGTTTGGCGCGACGGCCGTCGAATATCGCGACTGGCTGATCGCCGAGCTGGAGAAATTCCCCGAACCGGTCGACCTCGTCGGCCACGACTGGGGCGGCGCGCACGTGCTCAACGCCGTCATGGCCCGCCCGGAGCTGGTGCGCACCTGGGCCAGCGACACGGCGGGCGCGTTCGACCCGGATTACGTCTGGCACGACCTCGCGCAGGGCTGGCAGAAACCGGGCGTCGGCGAGGAAGCTGTCGCGGCGATGTTCGGTGCGCCGGCGGACAAGCGGGCGGAACGCCTGGTCGGCGGCGGAATGCACGAGTCGGTGGCCGCCAAGGTCGCCGAGGGGATGAACGACGACATGGCTCGCGCGGTGCTCCCGCTTTACCGGTCCGCGGCGCAGCCGGCGATCGCGGAGTTCGGCCGGAATCTCGAACGCGCGGCGGAGCGGCCGGGGCTTGTCGTGCTGGCGACCGAGGACCATTTCGTCGGGACGGACGAGCAGCGCCGCCGCGCGGCCGAGCGGGCCGGGGCGAAGGTCGCGGTGCTGGAGGGGCTCGGGCACTGGTGGATGACGCAGGATCCGGTCCAGGGCGCGCGAATCCTCACGGAGTTCTGGGAAGCGTCCGAATAG
- a CDS encoding TetR/AcrR family transcriptional regulator yields the protein MTTRRTQQERRDQASAALLEAAAELVVEEGVRAVTLARVGSRAGYSRGLVTHHFGGKQALLEQLARTTQTGFVPGLDALPPGLDRLLRLIDGYLAQLAEPDVLSRAFLVLWAESMTAPELAPIFRERDQAFRDDLREEISAGIAEGTIRADADPEQLAVAIVGQLRGIALQCLLDPAAVEPAELCRCAAEVWKRALS from the coding sequence GTGACCACGCGCCGCACTCAACAGGAACGCCGCGACCAGGCGTCGGCCGCTTTGCTCGAAGCCGCCGCCGAACTGGTCGTCGAGGAAGGCGTGCGCGCCGTGACCCTGGCCCGGGTCGGCTCACGTGCCGGATACAGCCGCGGTCTGGTCACGCACCATTTCGGCGGCAAACAAGCGCTGCTGGAACAACTCGCCCGCACCACGCAGACCGGCTTCGTCCCCGGCCTGGACGCGCTGCCACCCGGCCTGGACCGCCTGCTGCGGCTGATCGACGGCTACCTCGCCCAGCTTGCCGAGCCGGACGTGTTGAGCCGGGCTTTCCTGGTGCTGTGGGCGGAATCGATGACCGCACCGGAACTGGCCCCGATCTTCCGCGAACGCGACCAAGCCTTCCGCGACGACCTGCGGGAGGAGATCTCCGCAGGCATCGCCGAGGGCACCATCCGCGCCGATGCGGACCCGGAGCAACTCGCCGTGGCCATCGTCGGACAGCTGCGCGGCATCGCACTGCAGTGCCTCCTCGACCCGGCCGCGGTGGAGCCCGCCGAACTGTGCCGGTGCGCCGCCGAAGTGTGGAAGCGGGCGCTTTCCTAG
- a CDS encoding DUF3558 domain-containing protein translates to MNLRTIVGVLALAVLAAGCSTPTNGTPTSSAPSSPSLPYGGAPKVENPLPDTVFADGPCQALTPDQLTFQLGSAVTGKPDNSAVPSCDWISPDTHARIGLSFFGKTNDGLSNVYANVRPQMKRFDVLPPIQGFPAVAYSTQPGPITNSCDVNVGVTDQLSFMVEAAPGETKLNKIDPCPLAVSVAGNVITTLKQKAGR, encoded by the coding sequence ATGAACCTGCGCACGATCGTCGGAGTACTCGCCCTCGCAGTCCTGGCCGCCGGCTGCTCAACGCCCACCAACGGCACCCCGACGAGTTCGGCGCCGTCGTCCCCGTCGCTGCCTTACGGAGGCGCGCCGAAGGTCGAAAACCCGCTCCCCGACACCGTGTTCGCCGACGGCCCGTGCCAAGCGCTCACCCCCGATCAGCTCACTTTCCAGCTCGGCTCGGCGGTGACCGGGAAACCGGACAACTCGGCGGTCCCGAGCTGCGACTGGATCAGCCCGGACACCCACGCCCGGATCGGTTTGTCGTTCTTCGGCAAGACCAACGACGGCCTCAGCAACGTCTACGCCAACGTCCGACCGCAGATGAAACGCTTCGACGTGCTCCCGCCCATCCAGGGTTTCCCGGCCGTCGCTTACAGCACCCAGCCCGGCCCCATCACGAACTCGTGCGATGTCAACGTCGGCGTCACCGACCAGCTCTCCTTCATGGTCGAAGCCGCGCCCGGCGAGACCAAACTGAACAAGATCGACCCGTGCCCGCTCGCGGTCTCCGTCGCGGGAAACGTCATCACCACGCTGAAGCAGAAAGCCGGCCGGTGA
- a CDS encoding LysR family transcriptional regulator: protein MSAPSPFRSPSFNVLSRLLRSSPALLDTTFDQLRTLITVAETGTALAAARTLGRDQSSVQKQLDTLNRNFSELCGEPLLHRQGRGRDVLFTDTGRAVAQQARRTLTEWLDTIHECRRELGGTLTVGATRYTLGSLAHAGDLVAEQFRARDIELNVVHVRTKDLIDRLLAKDVDLVCGSVVTTNALDSVDVLEWRRSGLGIVSNMDTPKPGESVRTSELPTLPLVVPSGGVINDFMRGWFGSDYRNRLDIVAEIDSAQYGFELLRSGLIRGCMLVTQGLGEAAGENRLHAASGLRTIGLVDDIEPKLELLVGVFARRGERSSYPDSHPLNLLWNALQQAGEASWLEVDR, encoded by the coding sequence ATGTCCGCACCCAGCCCGTTCCGGTCGCCGTCGTTCAACGTGCTCAGCAGGCTCCTGCGCTCGTCACCTGCCCTGCTCGACACGACGTTCGACCAGTTGCGCACGCTGATCACGGTCGCGGAAACCGGAACCGCCCTCGCCGCCGCCCGTACGCTCGGCCGCGACCAGTCCAGTGTGCAAAAACAACTCGACACTCTCAACCGCAATTTCTCCGAATTGTGCGGGGAACCATTGTTGCACCGCCAGGGACGCGGCCGCGACGTTCTTTTTACCGACACCGGGCGCGCCGTCGCACAACAGGCTCGCCGCACTCTTACCGAATGGCTGGACACCATTCACGAATGCCGCCGCGAACTCGGCGGAACGCTCACCGTCGGCGCGACTCGCTACACCCTCGGCAGCCTGGCCCACGCCGGCGATCTCGTGGCCGAGCAGTTCCGCGCCCGCGACATCGAGCTGAACGTGGTGCACGTGCGCACCAAAGACCTGATCGACCGCCTGCTGGCCAAGGACGTGGACTTGGTGTGCGGCAGCGTCGTCACGACCAACGCGCTCGACTCCGTCGACGTGCTCGAATGGCGGCGCAGCGGCCTCGGCATCGTGTCCAATATGGACACTCCGAAGCCCGGCGAGTCCGTGCGCACCAGTGAATTGCCGACACTGCCGCTCGTCGTGCCCAGCGGCGGCGTGATCAACGACTTTATGCGCGGCTGGTTCGGCTCCGACTACCGCAACCGGCTCGACATCGTAGCCGAGATCGACTCCGCGCAATACGGATTCGAACTGCTCCGTTCGGGTCTGATCCGCGGATGCATGCTCGTCACCCAAGGACTCGGCGAAGCCGCGGGCGAAAACCGCCTGCACGCCGCCTCCGGATTGCGCACAATCGGCCTCGTCGACGACATCGAGCCGAAACTCGAACTGCTCGTCGGCGTGTTCGCCCGGCGCGGCGAACGCTCCTCGTACCCGGACAGCCATCCGCTCAACCTGCTGTGGAACGCGCTGCAACAGGCTGGCGAAGCATCCTGGCTCGAAGTCGATCGCTGA
- a CDS encoding DUF427 domain-containing protein, whose product MPDKLIPGPDHPITVEPNPARVVVKAGEKTIADTTRAQVLREASYPPVQYIPLEDVDLAMLSPTEHKTHCPYKGDASYYSLAAVPDGENAVWVYEAPYDAVAPIKGHVAFYPDRVEIEEVG is encoded by the coding sequence ATGCCCGACAAGCTGATCCCGGGGCCGGACCACCCGATCACCGTTGAGCCCAACCCCGCGCGGGTGGTGGTCAAGGCAGGCGAGAAGACCATCGCCGACACCACCCGCGCGCAGGTGCTGCGGGAGGCCAGCTACCCGCCGGTGCAGTACATCCCGCTGGAGGATGTCGACCTGGCGATGCTGTCGCCCACCGAGCACAAGACGCACTGCCCGTACAAGGGCGACGCTTCGTACTACAGCCTCGCCGCGGTACCGGACGGCGAGAACGCGGTGTGGGTTTACGAGGCACCGTACGACGCGGTGGCTCCGATCAAGGGACACGTCGCGTTTTATCCGGACCGGGTGGAGATCGAGGAGGTCGGCTGA